A window of Rattus norvegicus strain BN/NHsdMcwi chromosome 14, GRCr8, whole genome shotgun sequence contains these coding sequences:
- the Pramef8l1 gene encoding uncharacterized protein LOC501899: MSFQTPPTLQKLARQTLLRNEAVAMSCVGELPIVLFPALFKEAFEGRHINLVKEMVAAWPFPCLPVGALMKTPNAETLQAVLDGVDMRLTRKFHPRRIKLQVLDLRNVKHAFWNTWTGAEDCSCSAENLEEKQVVKVFPRYALRRQRVKVITELSIFSCLEEQQACFLKWAQERMGSLYFCCTKMKIWDLPVCVIREILNVFDPQHITELELHTEWTLLELEHFAPYFGQMRNLRKVFLEPFHKVTLSNRNETRDREAKCIKKFISQFSKFNCLQHLCMFCTHFLRDHMNQVLGCLMTPLETLSVTCCVISQNDLDSFSCCLSLFHLKHLDLRGVVLHDLDVMPLRVLLEKVADTLETLDLQWCRMKNSQLYALLPALRHCSQLTTVKFYSNKFSMPILKDLLQHTANWSKVNVEQYPAPQECYDDSSQVSVERFSQLCHELMDTHRAIRQPKNISFATEICYTCGERCVYHNGPRLCCCLQ; this comes from the exons atgagtTTTCAGACCCCACCCACACTCCAGAAGCTGGCAAGGCAAACTCTGCTGAGAAATGAGGCTGTGGCCATGTCCTGTGTGGGGGAGCTGCCTATTGTGCTCTTCCCAGCACTGTTCAAGGAGGCATTCGAGGGCAGACACATCAACCTCGTGAAGGAAATGGTGGCAGCTTGGCCTTTcccctgtctccctgtgggggCATTGATGAAGACACCTAATGCAGAAACCTTGCAGGCTGTGCTAGATGGAGTAGACATGCGACTGACAAGAAAGTTTCACCCCAG GAGGATAAAACTACAGGTCCTTGATCTGAGAAATGTGAAGCATGccttctggaacacatggactgGAGCAGAGGACTGCAGCTGTTCAGCAGAGAACTTGGAGGAAAAGCAAGTAGTGAAGGTCTTTCCTAGATATGCACTGAGGCGGCAACGTGTGAAAGTCATAACTGAACTGTCCATCTTTTCCTGCCTCGAAGAACAACAAGCATGCTTCTTAAAGTGGGCCCAAGAAAGAATGGGCTCCCTATATTTCTGCTGTACAAAGATGAAGATCTGGGATTTGCCAGTCTGTGTTATCAGAGAGATCTTGAATGTTTTTGATCCACAGCATATCACAGAATTAGAACTGCATACTGAATGGACCCTGTTAGAGCTGGAACATTTTGCTCCCTACTTTGGACAGATGAGAAATCTTCGCAAAGTCTTCCTGGAACCCTTCCACAAGGTGACCTTGTCTAATAGAAATGAAACAAGGGACAGAGAAGCCAAGTGTATCAAGAAGTTTATATCTCAGTTTTCAAAATTCAATTGTCTCCAGCATCTCTGCATGTTCTGCACCCATTTTCTTAGAGATCATATGAATCAAGTCCTAGG GTGCCTGAtgactcctttggaaactctctCAGTTACTTGCTGTGTAATTTCACAGAACGACTTGGATTCCTTCTCCTGCTGTCTGAGCCTCTTTCACCTAAAACATCTGGATTTGAGAGGAGTGGTTTTACATGATTTGGATGTTATGCCTCTGAGAGTTCTCCTAGAGAAAGTGGCAGACACTCTTGAGACTCTGGATTTGCAGTGGTGTaggatgaagaactctcagctttaTGCCCTCCTACCTGCCCTCAGACATTGCTCTCAGCTCACCACAGTCAAGTTCTACAGCAACAAATTCTCCATGCCCATTCTGAAGGACCTGTTGCAGCACACAGCCAACTGGAGCAAGGTGAACGTGGAACAATACCCTGCCCCTCAGGAGTGCTATGATGACTCCTCTCAAGTTTCTGTAGAAAGATTTTCCCAACTTTGTCATGAGCTCATGGATACACACAGGGCAATAAGGCAGCCCAAGAACATCTCCTTTGCTACAGAAATCTGTTATACATGTGGTGAGCGCTGTGTCTATCACAATGGGCCCAGGCTTTGTTGTTGCTTGCAGTAA
- the Pramef8l1 gene encoding uncharacterized protein LOC501899 isoform X1 encodes MSFQTPPTLQKLARQTLLRNEAVAMSCVGELPIVLFPALFKEAFEGRHINLVKEMVAAWPFPCLPVGALMKTPNAETLQAVLDGVDMRLTRKFHPRCLMTPLETLSVTCCVISQNDLDSFSCCLSLFHLKHLDLRGVVLHDLDVMPLRVLLEKVADTLETLDLQWCRMKNSQLYALLPALRHCSQLTTVKFYSNKFSMPILKDLLQHTANWSKVNVEQYPAPQECYDDSSQVSVERFSQLCHELMDTHRAIRQPKNISFATEICYTCGERCVYHNGPRLCCCLQ; translated from the exons atgagtTTTCAGACCCCACCCACACTCCAGAAGCTGGCAAGGCAAACTCTGCTGAGAAATGAGGCTGTGGCCATGTCCTGTGTGGGGGAGCTGCCTATTGTGCTCTTCCCAGCACTGTTCAAGGAGGCATTCGAGGGCAGACACATCAACCTCGTGAAGGAAATGGTGGCAGCTTGGCCTTTcccctgtctccctgtgggggCATTGATGAAGACACCTAATGCAGAAACCTTGCAGGCTGTGCTAGATGGAGTAGACATGCGACTGACAAGAAAGTTTCACCCCAG GTGCCTGAtgactcctttggaaactctctCAGTTACTTGCTGTGTAATTTCACAGAACGACTTGGATTCCTTCTCCTGCTGTCTGAGCCTCTTTCACCTAAAACATCTGGATTTGAGAGGAGTGGTTTTACATGATTTGGATGTTATGCCTCTGAGAGTTCTCCTAGAGAAAGTGGCAGACACTCTTGAGACTCTGGATTTGCAGTGGTGTaggatgaagaactctcagctttaTGCCCTCCTACCTGCCCTCAGACATTGCTCTCAGCTCACCACAGTCAAGTTCTACAGCAACAAATTCTCCATGCCCATTCTGAAGGACCTGTTGCAGCACACAGCCAACTGGAGCAAGGTGAACGTGGAACAATACCCTGCCCCTCAGGAGTGCTATGATGACTCCTCTCAAGTTTCTGTAGAAAGATTTTCCCAACTTTGTCATGAGCTCATGGATACACACAGGGCAATAAGGCAGCCCAAGAACATCTCCTTTGCTACAGAAATCTGTTATACATGTGGTGAGCGCTGTGTCTATCACAATGGGCCCAGGCTTTGTTGTTGCTTGCAGTAA
- the Pramef8l1 gene encoding uncharacterized protein LOC501899 isoform X2, which translates to MSFQTPPTLQKLARQTLLRNEAVAMSCVGELPIVLFPALFKEAFEGRHINLVKEMVAAWPFPCLPVGALMKTPNAETLQAVLDGVDMRLTRKFHPRRIKLQVLDLRNVKHAFWNTWTGAEDCSCSAENLEEKQVVKVPDDSFGNSLSYLLCNFTERLGFLLLLSEPLSPKTSGFERSGFT; encoded by the exons atgagtTTTCAGACCCCACCCACACTCCAGAAGCTGGCAAGGCAAACTCTGCTGAGAAATGAGGCTGTGGCCATGTCCTGTGTGGGGGAGCTGCCTATTGTGCTCTTCCCAGCACTGTTCAAGGAGGCATTCGAGGGCAGACACATCAACCTCGTGAAGGAAATGGTGGCAGCTTGGCCTTTcccctgtctccctgtgggggCATTGATGAAGACACCTAATGCAGAAACCTTGCAGGCTGTGCTAGATGGAGTAGACATGCGACTGACAAGAAAGTTTCACCCCAG GAGGATAAAACTACAGGTCCTTGATCTGAGAAATGTGAAGCATGccttctggaacacatggactgGAGCAGAGGACTGCAGCTGTTCAGCAGAGAACTTGGAGGAAAAGCAAGTAGTGAAG GTGCCTGAtgactcctttggaaactctctCAGTTACTTGCTGTGTAATTTCACAGAACGACTTGGATTCCTTCTCCTGCTGTCTGAGCCTCTTTCACCTAAAACATCTGGATTTGAGAGGAGTGGTTTTACATGA